One region of Vigna angularis cultivar LongXiaoDou No.4 chromosome 10, ASM1680809v1, whole genome shotgun sequence genomic DNA includes:
- the LOC108334572 gene encoding uncharacterized protein LOC108334572, which translates to MGPNEPFWRTNSSFSPPPTRWDFRFQSEGLQYSVNDSIQLYGSSTSSNDKESGSWVRGNHLYDLHYSASDGTGILLSSPSDLSQGPQWTPPAIQEISIDNYGNSARKDPHPSAGRVSFTPSKEGTSVNPNSGGSTSSLSESSESESATKSHLSCQRNFSNLRSFISKPIHPMSFNDLTTTRDAFDPAVTDFTEFTEFDTSTPLRDGQRWSSASSSQEFADVTESFELEMPGQPHFPSNGFRCGLCERFLSQRSPWSSRRIVRSGDMPTIGVLPCCHAFHAECLEQTTPKTRKSDPPCPVCVKLEEENSPDNRGFLRLTNGFPRLKSSRGDGPSRPWGCVQVGDCVEGALQAPPRNAMLMLNRNRVKKNLSLKGSLSKEFPGKVRKNGTFSSQLFSGSTADGKEVGCSKATSGSSVWR; encoded by the exons ATGGGTCCAAATGAACCCTTCTGGCGAACGAATTCAAGTTTTTCGCCACCTCCAACGAGGTGGGATTTCAGATTCCAGTCTGAAGGGTTGCAGTATAGTGTGAATGACAGCATTCAACTCTACGGGTCTTCTACATCATCAAATGATAAAGAGAGTGGGAGCTGGGTCAGAGGCAACCACCTATATGATCTTCACTATTCTGCTTCAGATGGTACTGGTATTCTCCTTAGCAGTCCATCTGACCTTTCTCAGGGTCCTCAGTGGACTCCTCCTGCAATACAAGAAATCAGTATTGACAATTATGGAAATTCAGCTCGGAAAG ATCCTCATCCTTCTGCGGGCAGGGTATCTTTTACTCCCAGTAAGGAG GGAACATCTGTAAATCCCAACAGTGGGGGCTCAACATCATCTCTGTCGGAAAGTAGTGAATCTGAGTCTGCTACAAAATCACATTTATCCTGTCAGAGGAATTTCTCTAATCTTCGTTCTTTCATCTCTAAACCCATTCATCCTATGTCTTTTAATGACCTAACAACTACCAGAGATGCCTTTGATCCTGCAGTTACAGATTTTACAGAGTTTACAGAGTTTGATACTTCTACTCCACTCCGAGATGGCCAGCGTTGGAGTAGCGCCAGCAGCAGTCAGGAGTTTGCTGACGTTACTGAGTCATTTGAATTAGAAATGCCTGGTCAACCACATTTTCCTTCCAATGGATTTAGGTGTGGCTTGTGTGAAAGATTTCTCTCGCAGAGATCTCCTTGGAGTTCCCGTCGCATTGTGAGAAGTGGAGACATGCCTACGATTGGGGTTCTTCCTTGTTGTCATGCATTTCATGCTGAATGCTTGGAGCAAACAACACCAAAGACACGGAAAAGCGATCCTCCTTGTCCTGTTTGTGTAAAATTGGAGGAGGAAAATTCCCCTGATAACCGGGGCTTTTTGAGATTGACTAATGGTTTTCCCAGGCTTAAATCATCTCGTGGCGATGGACCTTCCAGACCTTGGGGCTGTGTACAGGTGGGTGATTGTGTTGAAGGTGCTCTGCAAGCACCTCCACGCAATGCTATGCTCATGCTTAATCGAAATCGTGTTAAGAAGAACCTGTCCCTGAAAGGTAGTTTAAGCAAGGAATTTCCAGGTAAGGTGAGGAAAAATGGAACATTTTCTTCACAGCTATTTAGTGGAAGTACAGCTGATGGGAAGGAAGTTGGTTGCTCCAAGGCAACTTCAGGTTCAAGTGTGTGGAGGTAA